A genome region from Erwinia tasmaniensis Et1/99 includes the following:
- the trbC gene encoding type-F conjugative transfer system pilin assembly protein TrbC: protein MRISLIIFSLLFSTATSAADLTKNDMDFMKQKQAELKDFKEKLSGMNINIPQSQQSLVDKNSAEITSQQKQAVEENQEPKFIYFLSFSIPNVGLLSMVNDAKKYGITPTMRGLVNNDFRETAKKSFELSKEDKDFGFIIDPFLFRDYGINAVPAMVITCGEKHDLVYGSLPVKEALGKVAREGDCSEIAKKILAADK, encoded by the coding sequence TTGCGCATATCTCTGATAATTTTTTCACTTTTATTTTCAACGGCAACCTCTGCGGCAGACTTAACGAAAAATGATATGGATTTTATGAAGCAAAAGCAGGCAGAACTAAAAGATTTTAAAGAAAAACTGTCGGGTATGAATATCAATATTCCACAGAGTCAGCAGTCTCTGGTAGACAAAAACAGCGCGGAGATCACCAGCCAGCAGAAGCAGGCTGTTGAGGAAAACCAAGAGCCAAAATTCATATACTTTCTGAGTTTTTCCATACCCAATGTAGGCTTGCTAAGTATGGTTAATGATGCAAAGAAATATGGAATTACGCCGACAATGCGGGGGCTTGTTAATAACGATTTCCGTGAAACGGCAAAAAAATCTTTTGAGTTGAGTAAAGAAGATAAAGACTTTGGATTTATAATTGACCCCTTTTTGTTCCGTGATTATGGCATAAATGCCGTGCCAGCAATGGTTATTACCTGTGGCGAAAAACATGATTTAGTGTATGGGAGCCTTCCGGTTAAGGAAGCGCTGGGGAAAGTTGCCAGAGAAGGTGATTGTAGTGAAATTGCTAAAAAAATTCTTGCCGCAGATAAGTAA
- the traN gene encoding type-F conjugative transfer system mating-pair stabilization protein TraN — MKLLKKFLPQISKKKLFLASIIAFAGIAIHADADDMDAAFSAGSSISGNSKDQGNNALSQSGVTNTVPSATSNPAEAGYYGGVKGSSSSLDSAKGSVPSTNEAYQSVSNADRSNPPPTIDPNADFIQNGVKNEAGSASIVGSTNSHCTTNVVSKSVFQNYTCEKDLAELQTCARTGSITFTGSSHTETRTLKLQLKNAYRDGNQVKVDFTFPDTATFISGSTQLVYTPAPYYSIPFDYYTKILGSSVTLQYGKSADSLSIAGVHADAGQTYSAVITMSTTSGSNSEAAYNTLIKYINDGTTVFHLDVTYQITVSDKQAATTWAETCNFDKSTATASADSVCTDPGGTRTVTSEGQTYSQTQSCWQYSDSYVVPVTSTGNCSSLIADKNCTVAGRSCTDSQNGTCMHEQDTYQCQKTYTSEGQICGGNYFCQSGDCGNTQASGDNEFGQIVAELAAVAAAGDDSKKTSPDISIFTGKAVVCRKAMANFENCCIDSGWGGSVGLAHCNSEEKAIAEAKEKKVIIKVGAYCGTRVLGVCVQQKESYCQFEGKLAKIIQEQGRFKQLNISFGNSESPDCRGLTVDELQSVNFDKIDYADFYSEVQGNVKLPQNQETIDRIKAKINNQVSNMGDQ, encoded by the coding sequence GTGAAATTGCTAAAAAAATTCTTGCCGCAGATAAGTAAAAAAAAATTGTTCCTCGCTTCTATTATTGCCTTTGCAGGTATAGCAATTCATGCTGATGCTGATGATATGGATGCTGCATTCAGTGCAGGGAGTAGTATATCTGGCAACTCTAAAGACCAGGGGAATAACGCCCTCTCTCAGAGTGGAGTAACGAATACCGTACCTTCAGCAACATCTAACCCGGCAGAAGCCGGATACTATGGAGGTGTTAAGGGAAGTAGTAGTTCGCTCGATTCGGCTAAAGGATCAGTACCGTCAACAAATGAGGCTTATCAATCAGTCTCCAATGCCGATAGAAGTAATCCGCCACCTACTATCGATCCAAATGCTGACTTTATTCAAAATGGTGTTAAAAATGAAGCTGGTAGCGCTTCGATAGTTGGCAGCACCAACAGTCACTGCACAACGAACGTAGTATCTAAGTCTGTTTTCCAGAATTACACCTGTGAAAAAGATCTTGCCGAGTTGCAGACTTGCGCCCGTACAGGCAGCATTACTTTCACGGGGTCGAGTCATACGGAAACTCGAACGCTGAAATTGCAGCTTAAAAACGCATATCGTGATGGAAACCAAGTGAAGGTAGATTTCACTTTCCCTGATACGGCAACTTTTATTAGTGGCTCTACACAACTTGTCTATACGCCAGCCCCGTATTACTCAATACCATTTGACTATTACACGAAAATTCTAGGTAGCAGTGTGACACTTCAGTACGGAAAGAGTGCTGATTCTTTGAGTATCGCAGGCGTACATGCAGATGCTGGGCAAACATACTCAGCGGTTATCACGATGAGCACTACTTCAGGAAGTAACAGCGAAGCGGCGTATAACACGCTGATTAAATATATTAACGATGGCACGACTGTATTTCATCTTGACGTGACATATCAGATTACCGTTTCAGACAAACAGGCCGCAACGACCTGGGCGGAAACCTGCAACTTCGACAAATCTACTGCTACTGCATCCGCCGATTCAGTCTGCACCGATCCGGGGGGGACTCGCACTGTGACTTCAGAAGGTCAGACCTATTCGCAGACGCAGAGCTGCTGGCAATACTCGGATTCATACGTTGTACCCGTTACATCAACGGGTAATTGTAGTTCGTTGATTGCAGATAAGAACTGCACGGTCGCGGGACGCAGTTGTACTGATTCACAGAATGGAACCTGTATGCACGAGCAGGATACCTACCAGTGTCAGAAAACATACACTTCCGAGGGGCAGATTTGCGGTGGCAACTACTTCTGTCAGTCTGGTGACTGTGGTAACACGCAGGCAAGCGGTGATAATGAATTCGGACAAATTGTAGCCGAACTGGCTGCTGTTGCCGCTGCGGGTGATGACAGCAAGAAAACTTCACCAGACATCAGTATTTTTACCGGAAAGGCCGTGGTGTGTCGTAAGGCAATGGCAAATTTTGAAAACTGCTGTATCGATAGCGGATGGGGCGGTAGTGTAGGACTTGCACACTGTAATTCTGAAGAAAAAGCAATTGCAGAAGCGAAAGAGAAAAAAGTTATTATCAAAGTCGGCGCATATTGCGGAACCCGCGTATTAGGTGTGTGTGTACAGCAAAAAGAGTCATACTGTCAGTTTGAGGGGAAACTGGCAAAAATAATTCAGGAGCAAGGAAGATTTAAGCAACTTAATATTTCCTTTGGTAATTCGGAAAGTCCAGATTGCCGTGGCCTGACTGTTGATGAATTACAGTCAGTTAACTTCGACAAAATAGATTATGCCGATTTTTATTCTGAAGTTCAGGGGAATGTGAAACTCCCTCAAAATCAGGAGACAATAGATCGCATTAAAGCTAAAATAAACAATCAGGTTAGTAATATGGGGGACCAGTAA
- the traF gene encoding type-F conjugative transfer system pilin assembly protein TraF has product MARCALVGFISACFVFSNMVMADEVIDGEKPFTGWHWYNEPVNKYEAKKNEKPKSDIADISKMPIQEQVKVLQGYTKDALATAILYPHDIEANASFQRWQKFWTDHAGYFSQAFSVAQLKYPDLDYNLEHSHYNSIASLESAKQQSNEDKAIQKIAENYGLFLFYRGSDPVDTQMAGVVSAFAKAKNISIVPISVDGVVASTLPETRPDTGQSKAMRITHYPALYLVEPKSRKYEPVAYGFMTQDDLATRFMYVATGFKPNF; this is encoded by the coding sequence ATGGCTAGGTGTGCTCTCGTTGGTTTTATTTCTGCGTGTTTTGTTTTTTCAAACATGGTGATGGCAGATGAAGTTATTGATGGTGAAAAACCTTTTACGGGCTGGCACTGGTATAACGAGCCAGTCAATAAATATGAGGCTAAAAAAAATGAAAAGCCAAAAAGTGACATTGCCGATATAAGCAAAATGCCGATTCAGGAACAGGTTAAGGTTTTACAAGGATATACAAAGGATGCGCTGGCAACGGCCATCCTTTATCCACACGATATAGAGGCGAATGCATCATTTCAGCGCTGGCAAAAATTCTGGACAGATCACGCGGGTTATTTTTCACAGGCGTTTTCTGTAGCGCAGCTTAAATATCCTGACCTGGACTATAACCTTGAACACAGCCATTACAATTCTATTGCCAGTCTGGAATCAGCTAAACAGCAAAGTAATGAAGATAAGGCAATTCAGAAAATAGCCGAGAATTACGGCCTGTTTCTCTTTTATCGAGGAAGCGACCCGGTGGATACACAGATGGCGGGTGTAGTTTCCGCATTCGCGAAGGCAAAAAATATTTCCATCGTTCCAATCAGCGTTGATGGCGTGGTCGCAAGCACGCTGCCGGAAACTCGCCCGGACACCGGGCAGTCAAAAGCGATGCGCATTACGCATTACCCCGCACTTTATCTGGTTGAACCTAAAAGCCGGAAATATGAGCCAGTGGCCTATGGCTTTATGACGCAAGACGATCTTGCCACCCGCTTTATGTATGTAGCAACTGGCTTTAAACCCAACTTCTGA
- the traH gene encoding conjugal transfer pilus assembly protein TraH produces MKKIFSLMIGLAVAGVSLPVASSVDGDLNSFYGSMNFDSNVSKAQAWQGQAANYMTGGSVYLRNKVKTVQLVSLQVPSLNSGCGGIDAYLGAFSFINGAQIQQFAKQIMSNSVGYAFDLALQTMVPELKQAKDYMEKLASDINSSNMSSCQAAQGIVGGLWPRTQVSQQLICQDIGTGNNMFSDWAKSRQECGSGGQINSVNSNAPDNKKDQVVINKNLIWDALGKNRLFDGNSELKQFVMSLVGTIVFDAKGKVTVLAPMVTDRAVLNALMQGGSASIYVCTSSDSDKCLSPIVGNVTISNANGLVRQVISMIDSIDNKVKSGGVGLTDKEKGFINTTGIPVLQFLMQSNMLGGQASSYLLTVSDYIAKDIMFQYLSELVQQAQSSLLGSNYPEEAAQQLRENIVTAQHLVQQLKVESNADMTTLQAINTHLTYLQQQTSTKVGTMYSANYSFGE; encoded by the coding sequence ATGAAAAAAATATTTTCTCTGATGATCGGGCTTGCTGTTGCGGGCGTTTCCCTGCCCGTCGCTTCAAGTGTGGACGGTGATCTTAATAGTTTCTATGGCTCGATGAACTTTGACAGCAATGTTTCAAAGGCGCAGGCGTGGCAGGGGCAGGCCGCAAACTACATGACAGGTGGCAGCGTCTATCTCCGCAACAAAGTGAAAACGGTTCAGCTTGTTTCCCTCCAGGTGCCGTCCCTCAATTCGGGGTGCGGCGGGATCGACGCTTACCTGGGTGCATTCTCATTTATCAACGGGGCGCAGATTCAACAATTCGCCAAGCAGATTATGTCCAACTCTGTGGGCTATGCCTTTGACCTGGCCCTTCAGACAATGGTGCCCGAACTGAAGCAGGCGAAGGACTATATGGAAAAGCTGGCGAGTGATATTAACTCATCCAACATGAGCAGTTGCCAGGCCGCACAAGGTATTGTTGGTGGACTGTGGCCGCGCACTCAGGTGTCGCAGCAGCTTATCTGCCAGGATATTGGCACGGGAAACAACATGTTTTCAGACTGGGCTAAAAGTCGCCAAGAATGCGGTTCAGGCGGGCAGATTAATTCGGTTAACAGTAACGCCCCAGATAATAAAAAAGACCAAGTGGTCATTAATAAAAATCTTATATGGGATGCGCTGGGGAAAAACCGCCTGTTTGATGGTAACTCCGAGCTGAAACAATTCGTTATGTCCCTTGTCGGCACCATCGTGTTCGATGCAAAAGGCAAAGTGACAGTCCTGGCCCCGATGGTCACTGACCGTGCCGTTCTAAATGCGTTGATGCAGGGCGGTAGCGCCAGTATCTATGTATGCACGAGTTCTGACAGCGACAAATGCCTCAGCCCGATCGTGGGTAACGTCACCATTTCAAACGCCAACGGCCTGGTGCGTCAGGTGATCTCCATGATTGATTCAATTGATAACAAAGTTAAAAGTGGCGGCGTGGGACTGACCGACAAGGAAAAGGGATTTATCAACACTACGGGCATTCCGGTGCTTCAGTTTCTGATGCAGTCAAACATGCTGGGCGGACAGGCCAGCTCGTACCTGCTCACCGTTTCTGACTATATCGCCAAAGATATTATGTTCCAGTACCTCAGCGAACTGGTGCAGCAGGCGCAGTCGTCATTGCTGGGTTCCAACTATCCTGAGGAAGCTGCGCAGCAACTGCGTGAAAATATCGTAACGGCGCAACATCTCGTACAGCAGTTAAAGGTCGAGTCCAACGCTGATATGACCACACTACAGGCCATCAACACCCATCTAACGTACCTTCAGCAGCAGACCTCAACAAAAGTGGGAACTATGTATTCAGCCAACTACAGTTTCGGGGAATAA
- a CDS encoding type-F conjugative transfer system pilin assembly thiol-disulfide isomerase TrbB — protein MKRRIPIAMALMTVFTTSIYAANPALEQLQTLEKNKKEIHEKYMQDLFTDNAVVAVKPVREHHYYTMPDGTEVDFNDYAFVVFMQQHCPYSAKFDPIVKALSEETGINAYAYTLDGGGDSSFPHPMIPTKVDPREALAGEIMTFFGNGLPIATPTTFMVNVNTLKAYPVYQGQTEASELMNRARDIIMVDIGHMNAEQLGAVPTGNVTKG, from the coding sequence ATGAAACGCAGAATCCCAATCGCAATGGCGCTGATGACCGTATTCACGACCAGCATATATGCAGCGAATCCGGCGCTGGAGCAATTACAGACGCTGGAAAAAAACAAAAAAGAGATCCACGAAAAATACATGCAGGATCTCTTCACTGATAATGCTGTCGTTGCCGTGAAGCCCGTTCGTGAGCATCACTATTACACGATGCCGGATGGTACAGAGGTAGATTTTAACGACTATGCCTTTGTCGTTTTCATGCAGCAGCACTGCCCGTACAGCGCAAAGTTTGACCCCATAGTCAAAGCGCTTTCTGAAGAAACAGGGATTAATGCTTATGCCTATACGCTCGATGGTGGGGGAGACAGCTCGTTCCCGCATCCGATGATCCCGACCAAAGTTGATCCCCGCGAAGCGCTGGCGGGTGAGATCATGACTTTCTTTGGAAACGGCTTACCTATCGCAACGCCGACAACATTCATGGTGAACGTCAATACCTTGAAAGCGTACCCGGTTTACCAGGGGCAGACAGAAGCTAGTGAACTGATGAACCGCGCCCGCGACATCATCATGGTGGATATCGGGCATATGAATGCCGAGCAGTTGGGTGCTGTCCCGACTGGTAATGTGACCAAAGGCTGA